In Oncorhynchus clarkii lewisi isolate Uvic-CL-2024 chromosome 2, UVic_Ocla_1.0, whole genome shotgun sequence, one DNA window encodes the following:
- the LOC139381088 gene encoding desmin-like, with translation MSHSPERISSYRRHFEDISSSSSYQVRVSSPSPTLRVNRHQSANYSPSAGASRMQAQTMGRRTVSTSRNARMAGGNVGTMACVGYGNGAPVDLDASAAENKEFLSTRSGERQEMLLLDDNSYPAIVILLKKVRSLEQQNKLLEMEIDGIQNRFVKPSGLRKLYEDQLRDLKRIADQMRRQRDQALAGKEAMAGQLEITKVKYEEAVELRRRVEMEIEAFRPDVDRATSQRIALEKQLEQLKVEIEFLQRVHKAEIEELLKMIYAAHSSAQSAYDLPDLSGALKQIQAQYDEIAAKNLQEMDSWYKSKFEDLNNKTTKHVDMVRSVREEVSGAKKDILNKERGLEALKTKNEALEAQVREAQEKYKRELEDLQARIEALKEELKSTKSKIALHLREYQDLLNMKMALEIEITTYRKLIEGEDLRLTTMVGTMSIMSSSSGSMSTGMSVGMARGIGPGGSGGGMGGAGGLGGGMGAGGMGAGGHGPGGRVGAGIMGGGGMGAGGIGAKGVGAGGVGARGLGAGSTGAGGMGGGMDGGGIGAIGNGAKGMGAGAMGPGGNGGGMGNGAGEYGYGASMEYSHEEQAVEMTERRTVLIRTVKSEDETLESDTTEQTYIISGAADDSDEE, from the exons ATGAGTCACAGCCCTGAGAGGATTTCGTCCTACCGACGCCACTTTGAGGACATCAGCAGCTCCTCCTCCTACCAGGTTAGGGTGTCCAGCCCATCCCCAACCCTGAGAGTTAACCGCCACCAGTCAGCCAACTACTCGCCCAGTGCCGGAGCCAGCAGAATGCAGGCCCAGACCATGGGCAGAAGGACCGTCTCCACCTCACGTAACGCCCGCATGGCTGG CGGGAATGTGGGAACCATGGCATGTGTGGGCTATGGCAACGGGGCCCCGGTGGACCTGGACGCATCTGCTGCCGAGAACAAAGAATTCCTCAGCACGCGCAGTGGTGAGCGGCAggagatgctgtt ACTTGATGATAATTCATACCCTGCCATTGTCATTCTCTTAAAAAAGGTTCGGTCCCTGGAGCAGCAGAACAAGCTGTTGGAGATGGAGATTGACGGCATCCAGAACCGGTTCGTGAAGCCGTCGGGCCTGCGCAAACTCTATGAGGATCAGCTGAGAGATCTGAAGAGGATTGCAGATCAGATGAGAAGGCAGCGG GACCAAGCTTTAGCCGGTAAAGAGGCCATGGCAGGTCAACTGGAGATAACCAAAGTCAAATACGAGGAGGCAGTTGAGCTGAGAAGGCGGGTCGAGATGGAGATAGAAGCATTCCGTCCG GATGTGGACAGAGCCACCTCTCAGCGCATCGCCCTGGAGAAACAGCTCGAGCAGTTGAAGGTGGAGATTGAATTCCTTCAGAGGGTGCACAAAGCG GAAATTGAAGAGCTACTGAAAATGATATATGCTGCCCATTCCTCAGCCCAGAGCGCTTATGACCTCCCCGACCTCTCAGGCGCTCTCAAACAAATCCAAGCTCAGTATGACGAAATTGCGGCAAAAAATCTACAG GAAATGGATTCCTGGTATAAAAGTAAATTTGAAGACCTGAACAACAAGACGACAAAACATGTGGATATGGTTCGAAGTGTCAGGGAAGAAGTTTCTGGCGCCAAGAAGGAT ATCCTAAACAAAGAGCGTGGCCTAGAAGCTCTGAAGACCAAGAATGAGGCTCTGGAGGCACAAGTTCGTGAAGCACAGGAAAAGTACAAGAGAGAGCTGGAGGATCTTCAG GCAAGAATTGAGGCCCTGAAGGAGGAGCTGAAATCCACCAAGTCGAAAATCGCTCTGCACCTGCGTGAATACCAGGACCTTCTGAACATGAAGATGGCTCTGGAGATTGAGATCACAACTTACAG GAAGCTGATTGAGGGTGAGGACTTGCGACTCACAACCATGGTTgggaccatgtccataatgagtAGCAGCTCAGGCTCCATGAGCACTGGGATGAGTGTGGGCATGGCTAGAGGCATTGGACCTGGAGGCAGTGGTGGAGGAATGGGTGGAGCTGGAGGCTTAGGTGGAGGGATGGGTGCAGGAGGCATGGGTGCAGGAGGCCATGGCCCTGGAGGCAGGGTTGGAGCTGGAATCATGGGTGGTGGAGGAATGGGAGCTGGAGGAATTGGAGCCAAAGGCGTGGGTGCTGGAGGCGTGGGTGCTAGAGGCCTAGGAGCTGGAAGCACAGGTGCTGGAGGAATGGGTGGAGGCATGGATGGTGGAGGAATTGGTGCTATAGGCAATGGTGCTAAAGGCATGGGTGCTGGAGCCATGGGTCCTGGAGGCAATGGAGGAGGCATGGGAAATGGTGCAGGTGAATATGGGTACGGCGCCTCCATGGAGTACTCCCACGAGGAGCAGGCAGTGGAGATGACGGAGAGGAGGACGGTGCTCATCAG AACAGTTAAATCAGAGGATGAGACACTGGAAAGCGACACAACGGAGCAAACCTACATAATCTCTGGCGCTGCCGATGACTCCGACGAGGAATAG